A window of Actinomadura viridis genomic DNA:
GCTCGGCCGGGGCCAGGCCGGGGTCGAAGCTGTCGTCGACGAGCAGGCCCCAGGCGTCACCGAAGGAGACGCGGCCGACGAGATCCTCGATGTCGACGCCCCGATAGCGGAGGGCGCCGCCCTCCTTGTCCGGTTCGGCGATCTCGGTCTCGAAGGCTACGACCCCCTCGAGACCGGGTTTGAAGTCGGACATGTCGTCCTGCCTTTCGTCCCCATAGTGATAAGGCGGTGCCGTGCCATTGAACCCTGTCCGTCCTACTGATGAGTACCCAGGTCCCTTTGAGATGCACAAAACGCAGGTGAGAGGGTCGTTCGACGTGGAAAGTCCGATACCGGACCCGGCAGGGCTCCGGAGAACCTACGAGGGCGGGGAGCTGGCGGAGTCCGCCCTGCCCGCCGATCCGCTCGATCTCTTCGCCGCGTGGTTCGCCGACGCGGCCGGTCTCGCGGCGATGCCCGAGCCGAACGCCATGGTGCTCGCCACCGCCTCCGCGCAGGCCGTGCCGAGCGTACGGACGGTGCTCCTCAAGGGGTACGGCCGGGACGGTTTCCGGTTCTTCACCAACCTGACCTCGCGCAAGGGGCGGGATCTGGCGGAGAACCCGCGGGCGTCGCTGGTCTTCCCCTGGCACACGATGCACCGGCAGGTGATCGTGGCGGGGGCGGTCCTGCCGGTCTCCCGGGAGGAGACGGCCGCGTACTTCCGGACCCGTCCGTGGGGGTCGCGGCTGGGCGCCTGGGCGAGCGAGCACCAGTCCGCGGTGATCGCCGGCCGGGAGGAGCTGGAGGCCCGCTGGGCCGAGCTGGCCCGGCGCTGGCCGGATCCGGCCATGCTGCCCGGCGGGCACGGCGCGAACGAGGGGGACGACACCGTCCCGCTGCCGGACTTCTGGGGCGGGTTCCGGGTGGTCCCGGAGTCGATCGAGTTCTGGCAGGGCCGTCCCAACCGCCTGCACGACCGCCTCCGCTACCGGTGCGTGCCGCCGGGGACGCCCGGACGCGACCCGGTC
This region includes:
- the pdxH gene encoding pyridoxamine 5'-phosphate oxidase, which translates into the protein MHKTQVRGSFDVESPIPDPAGLRRTYEGGELAESALPADPLDLFAAWFADAAGLAAMPEPNAMVLATASAQAVPSVRTVLLKGYGRDGFRFFTNLTSRKGRDLAENPRASLVFPWHTMHRQVIVAGAVLPVSREETAAYFRTRPWGSRLGAWASEHQSAVIAGREELEARWAELARRWPDPAMLPGGHGANEGDDTVPLPDFWGGFRVVPESIEFWQGRPNRLHDRLRYRCVPPGTPGRDPVWKVERLSP